One window of the Zea mays cultivar B73 chromosome 3, Zm-B73-REFERENCE-NAM-5.0, whole genome shotgun sequence genome contains the following:
- the LOC103650234 gene encoding uncharacterized protein: MRTRRVQAASMGISESRQKQVYLISLINKGRVVAKGKLVTTDSQREILGAKLGPEYCGVLVEGLENIELGNITNEEVPRPSNQIRTLIDAIGYVIPWPITHVKQARSSSCTRNKLVPAARGQS; encoded by the exons ATG AGAACTCGAAGGGTTCAAGCTGCCAGCATGGGCATATCAGAATCA AGACAAAAGCAAGTCTACCTTATTTCACTCATAAACAAAGGCAGAGTTGTGGCCAAAGGGAAGTTAGTGACTACAGATAGCCAAAGAGAAATATTAGGAGCAAAGCTTGGACCAGAATATTGTGGGGTTCTTGTTGAAGGCCTTGAAAATATTGAACTTGGCAATATTACAAATGAGGAGGTACCTAGACCATCTAATCAGATTCGTACACTAATTGATGCTATTGGCTATGTTATTCCTTGGCCAATTACACAT GTGAAGCAAGCTAGAAGCTCATCTTGTACCCGCAACAAGTTGGTACCTGCAGCACGTGGACAAAGCTAG